The following coding sequences are from one Bos mutus isolate GX-2022 chromosome 22, NWIPB_WYAK_1.1, whole genome shotgun sequence window:
- the RHOD gene encoding rho-related GTP-binding protein RhoD isoform X2, with translation MKAAQAPSEEAPGGARSVKVVLVGDGGCGKTSLLMVFAEGAFPESYTPTVFERLGVNLQVKGKPVHLQIWDTAGQVDYDRLRPLFYPDASVLLLCFDVTSPHSFDNISNRWYPEVNHFCKEVPIIVVGCKTDLRKDKMLVKKLRKNGLEPVTYHRAGSLPLAPPRKPSRS, from the exons ATGAAGGCGGCCCAGGCCCCGAGCGAGGAGGCGCCGGGCGGCGCGCGGTCGGTCAAGGTGGTCCTCGTGGGCGACGGCGGCTGCGGGAAGACGTCACTGCTGATGGTCTTCGCGGAGGGGGCCTTCCCCGAG AGCTACACCCCCACGGTGTTTGAGCGGCTCGGCGTGAATCTGCAGGTGAAGGGCAAACCCGTCCACCTCCAAATCTGGGACACGGCAG GGCAAGTGGACTATGACCGCCTGCGGCCCCTGTTCTACCCTGATGCCAGCGTCCTGCTCCTCTGCTTTGACGTCACCAGTCCACACAGCTTCGACAACATCTCTAACCGG tGGTACCCAGAGGTGAATCACTTCTGCAAGGAGGTGCCCATCATCGTCGTGGGCTGCAAGACCGACCTGCGCAAGGACAAGATGCTGGTGAAGAAGCTGCGGAAAAACGGGTTGGAACCTGTGACCTACCACAGG gcaggttctttaccactagcaccacctcggaagccctcAAGATCCTAA
- the RHOD gene encoding rho-related GTP-binding protein RhoD isoform X1 produces MKAAQAPSEEAPGGARSVKVVLVGDGGCGKTSLLMVFAEGAFPESYTPTVFERLGVNLQVKGKPVHLQIWDTAGQVDYDRLRPLFYPDASVLLLCFDVTSPHSFDNISNRWYPEVNHFCKEVPIIVVGCKTDLRKDKMLVKKLRKNGLEPVTYHRGQEMARAVGAVAYLECSALLQENVHAVFQEAAEVALSSRGRNFWRRITRSFCVVT; encoded by the exons ATGAAGGCGGCCCAGGCCCCGAGCGAGGAGGCGCCGGGCGGCGCGCGGTCGGTCAAGGTGGTCCTCGTGGGCGACGGCGGCTGCGGGAAGACGTCACTGCTGATGGTCTTCGCGGAGGGGGCCTTCCCCGAG AGCTACACCCCCACGGTGTTTGAGCGGCTCGGCGTGAATCTGCAGGTGAAGGGCAAACCCGTCCACCTCCAAATCTGGGACACGGCAG GGCAAGTGGACTATGACCGCCTGCGGCCCCTGTTCTACCCTGATGCCAGCGTCCTGCTCCTCTGCTTTGACGTCACCAGTCCACACAGCTTCGACAACATCTCTAACCGG tGGTACCCAGAGGTGAATCACTTCTGCAAGGAGGTGCCCATCATCGTCGTGGGCTGCAAGACCGACCTGCGCAAGGACAAGATGCTGGTGAAGAAGCTGCGGAAAAACGGGTTGGAACCTGTGACCTACCACAGG GGCCAGGAGATGGCGCGGGCCGTGGGCGCCGTGGCCTACCTCGAATGCTCGGCTCTACTCCAGGAGAACGTCCACGCCGTCTTCCAGGAGGCAGCCGAGGTGGCCCTCAGCAGCCGCGGTCGCAACTTCTGGAGGCGGATCACCCGGAGCTTTTGTGTGGTGACCTGA
- the SYT12 gene encoding synaptotagmin-12: MAVDVAEYHLSVIKSPPDWEVGVYAAGALALLGIAAVSLWKLWTSGSFPSPSPFPNYDYRYLQQKYGETYAEARQKRVPAWNAQRASSRGPPSRKGSLSIEDTFESISELGPLELMGRELDLAPYGTLRKSQSADSLNSVSSVSNNFGQDFTLGQVEVSMDYDAASHTLHVAVLQGKDLLEREEASFESCFMRVSLLPDEQIVGISRIQRNAYSIFFDEKFSIPLDPAALEEKSLRFSVFGIDEDERNVSTGVVELKLSVLDLPLQPFSGWLYLQDQNKAADAVGEILLSLSYLPTAERLTVVVVKAKNLIWANDKTTADPFVKVYLLQDGRKMSKKKTAVKRDDPNPVFNEAMIFSVPAIVLQDLSLRVTVAESGSDGRGDNVGHVIIGPSASGMGTTHWNQMLATLRRPVSMWHPVRRN, encoded by the exons TCATCAAGAGCCCCCCTGACTGGGAGGTGGGTGTCTACGCCGCTGGGGCACTGGCTCTGCTGGGAATTGCAGCCGTGAGCCTGTGGAAGCTCTGGACGTCGGGGagcttccccagcccctccccgttCCCAAACTATGACTACAGATACCTTCAGCAGAAGTATGGCGAGACCTACGCGGAGGCCAGGCAGAAG AGAGTGCCGGCCTGGAACGCGCAGCGCGCCAGCTCTAGGGGGCCCCCCAGTCGCAAAGGCAGCCTCAGCATCGAGGACACCTTTGAAAGCATCAGCGAGCTGGGGCCCCTGGAGCTGATGGGCCGGGAGCTGGACCTGGCCCCCTACGGCACCCTCCGGAAATCCCAGTCGGCCGACTCCCTGAACTCCGTCTCCTCCGTGAGCAACAACTTCGGGCAGGACTTCACGCTGGGCCAGGTGGAGGTGAGCATGGACTACGACGCCGCCTCCCACACCCTCCACGTGGCTGTGCTGCAAGGCAAGGACCTCCTGGAGCGGGAGGAAGCCAGCTTCGAGTCTTGTTTCATGCGAGTCAGCCTGCTGCCGGACGAGCAGATCGTGGGCATTTCCCGG ATCCAGAGGAATGCCTACTCCATCTTCTTCGATGAGAAGTTCTCCATCCCGTTGGACCCCGCAGCCCTGGAGGAGAAGAGCCTGCGGTTTTCGGTGTTTGGCATCGATGAAGATGAGAGGAATGTGAGCACGGGGGTGGTGGAGCTGAAGCTGTCTGTCCTCGACCTCCCGCTACAGCCCTTCAGCGGCTGGCTCTACCTGCAGGACCAGAACAAG GCTGCTGACGCTGTGGGCGAGATCCTGTTGTCCCTCAGCTACCTCCCAACAGCCGAGCGCCTTACCGTGGTCGTGGTGAAAGCCAAGAATCTCATCTGGGCCAACGACAAGACCACGGCAG ATCCCTTTGTCAAGGTGTACCTGCTGCAGGATGGGAGGAAGATGAGCAAAAAGAAGACAGCTGTGAAGAGGGACGACCCTAACCCAGTGTTCAATGAAGCCATGATCTTCTCTGTGCCAGCCATTGTGCTCCAG GACCTGTCTCTCCGTGTGACGGTGGCTGAGAGCGGCAGTGACGGCCGTGGGGACAACGTGGGCCATGTCATCATCGGGCCGTCAGCCAGTGGCATGGGCACCACCCACTGGAACCAGATGCTGGCCACGCTGCGCAGGCCCGTGTCCATGTGGCACCCCGTCCGGCGAAACTAA